From one Streptomyces sp. SCSIO 30461 genomic stretch:
- a CDS encoding SidA/IucD/PvdA family monooxygenase: MTGTSAHVAYDPHQPRDLVGIGIGPFGLSLAALAHGLRQREGGRPGDFGFAFYEQRPAFHWHPGLLIDGATLQVPFLADLVTLADPASPWSFLSYLKARERLFPFYFAERFHIQRAEYDAYCRWVSESLPGLHFGHRVDSVRWNAERTLFEVDFTRTGGADDAPDAPDAPDVLGRAYARNVAIGIGTEPHIPVPLKPLADAPGVRVLHSADYLAHREQLLAAGHVTVIGSGQSGAEIFLDLLRARPTGSERLHWLSRTEAFAPMEYSKLGLEHFTPDYTRYFHALPEAVRDRLVPGQWQLHKGIDTETIAAIHDELYRRTLHGGWPDAVLTPGVRVRTAGRVATTKVELHLEHLQQGTRSRLTTDAVVLATGYRERPLDRLLAGLDAQMCRDRSERPLVDSEFRLVLDPGVTGSVYVQNAERHTHGVGAPDLGLAAWRSATILNSLTGKEHYPLPRRTAFTSFGLEHQEAPGLPAQAPPFTPLAERS, translated from the coding sequence ATGACCGGCACGTCGGCCCACGTCGCGTACGACCCGCACCAGCCCCGGGACCTGGTGGGGATCGGCATCGGCCCGTTCGGCCTCTCCCTTGCCGCACTCGCCCACGGGCTGCGGCAGCGGGAGGGGGGAAGGCCGGGCGACTTCGGGTTCGCCTTCTACGAGCAGCGCCCGGCCTTCCACTGGCACCCCGGTCTGCTCATCGACGGCGCCACCCTCCAGGTCCCGTTCCTCGCCGATCTGGTGACCCTCGCCGACCCGGCCAGCCCTTGGTCGTTCCTCAGTTATCTCAAGGCCCGTGAACGGCTCTTCCCGTTCTACTTCGCCGAGAGGTTCCACATCCAGCGAGCCGAGTACGACGCCTACTGCCGCTGGGTGAGTGAGTCGCTGCCCGGACTGCACTTCGGCCACCGGGTCGACTCCGTCCGCTGGAACGCCGAACGCACCCTGTTCGAGGTCGACTTCACCCGGACCGGCGGTGCCGATGACGCCCCGGACGCCCCGGACGCCCCGGACGTCCTCGGGCGGGCGTACGCGAGGAACGTCGCCATCGGCATCGGCACCGAGCCGCACATCCCGGTACCTCTGAAGCCGCTCGCCGACGCCCCCGGTGTCCGGGTGCTGCACTCCGCCGACTACCTCGCGCACCGCGAACAGCTGCTGGCCGCCGGGCATGTCACCGTGATCGGCTCAGGCCAGTCCGGCGCGGAGATCTTCCTCGATCTGCTGCGCGCTCGACCCACCGGTTCGGAAAGGCTCCACTGGCTGTCCCGCACCGAGGCCTTCGCCCCCATGGAGTACTCGAAACTGGGCCTCGAACACTTCACACCGGACTACACCCGCTACTTCCACGCCCTGCCCGAAGCCGTACGAGACCGGCTCGTCCCAGGGCAGTGGCAGCTTCACAAGGGCATCGACACCGAGACCATCGCCGCCATCCACGACGAGCTCTACCGCCGCACCCTGCACGGCGGCTGGCCGGACGCGGTCCTCACCCCGGGCGTGCGGGTGCGCACCGCAGGGCGGGTCGCCACCACCAAGGTCGAGCTGCACCTCGAACACCTCCAGCAGGGCACCCGTTCCCGACTCACCACCGACGCCGTGGTCCTGGCCACCGGGTACCGCGAGCGCCCGCTCGACCGGCTGCTCGCAGGGCTCGACGCCCAAATGTGTCGGGATCGGTCCGAACGCCCCTTGGTGGACTCGGAGTTCAGGTTGGTGCTCGACCCGGGTGTCACAGGCTCGGTGTACGTGCAGAACGCGGAGCGCCACACCCACGGTGTCGGCGCGCCCGACCTGGGCCTTGCCGCCTGGCGCAGTGCCACCATCCTCAACTCCCTGACCGGGAAGGAGCACTATCCGCTCCCGCGGCGTACCGCGTTCACCAGCTTCGGCCTGGAACACCAGGAGGCGCCCGGGCTCCCCGCCCAG
- a CDS encoding aminotransferase class V-fold PLP-dependent enzyme, whose amino-acid sequence MSTPPLAGGVAGRDALRPLLAVVLDALKEGADRRGGPLPRGGPDAVGRRVRGTVRPVVPDHGSGAEEALRTLVGSFAAGAADPADPRCAAHLHGPPLALAVAADLAASALNPSLDSWDQAPAASELEAEVTRALAAEVYPGATAPDAIVTTGGTEANQIALLLARERLGAVQVVCGSHTHHSVRRAAWLLGLREPVAVPAAEGTTDLAALDEVLSARRGPALVVATAGTTDTGRIDPLPGIADLCARHGAELHVDAAYGGALLFSARHRELLHGLERAGSVTLDLHKLGWQPVAAGLLTVPDGALLAPLACTADYLNPDDDTEAGFPDLLGRSLRTTRRPDVLKIAVTLRALGRSGLAELVERTMAAAREFADLVAKHPALELHSEPVLSTVLFRPRGASDDTVADLRRTLLHEGRAVLGRSRADGGLWLKATLLNPHTTPGDLAALIALVEGNTT is encoded by the coding sequence ATGAGCACACCGCCCCTCGCCGGAGGGGTTGCCGGGCGTGACGCCCTGCGCCCCCTCCTCGCCGTCGTACTCGACGCGCTGAAGGAGGGAGCGGACCGGAGGGGCGGGCCGCTGCCGCGCGGAGGCCCGGACGCGGTGGGCAGGAGGGTCCGGGGCACGGTCAGGCCGGTCGTCCCGGACCACGGCAGCGGCGCCGAGGAAGCGCTCCGTACCCTCGTCGGCTCCTTCGCAGCGGGTGCGGCCGACCCCGCGGACCCCCGGTGCGCCGCCCATCTGCACGGCCCGCCGCTCGCGCTCGCCGTCGCCGCCGACCTCGCCGCCTCCGCGCTCAACCCGTCGCTGGACTCCTGGGACCAGGCGCCCGCCGCTTCCGAGCTGGAAGCCGAGGTCACCCGGGCACTGGCCGCCGAGGTGTATCCCGGCGCCACGGCCCCCGACGCGATCGTGACCACCGGCGGTACCGAGGCCAACCAGATCGCCCTGCTCCTGGCCCGCGAACGGCTCGGCGCCGTACAGGTCGTCTGTGGCAGCCACACCCACCACTCGGTCCGCCGCGCCGCCTGGCTGCTGGGACTCCGCGAGCCGGTCGCCGTACCCGCCGCCGAGGGCACCACCGACCTCGCCGCACTCGACGAGGTGCTCAGCGCCCGGCGCGGCCCCGCGCTGGTCGTCGCCACCGCGGGCACCACCGACACCGGTCGGATCGACCCGCTGCCGGGCATCGCCGACCTCTGCGCCCGACACGGAGCCGAGCTGCACGTCGACGCCGCGTACGGTGGGGCGCTGCTCTTCAGCGCCCGGCACCGAGAGCTGCTGCACGGCCTTGAGCGCGCCGGCTCCGTCACATTGGACCTGCACAAACTCGGCTGGCAGCCGGTCGCGGCGGGACTGCTCACCGTCCCGGACGGCGCTCTGCTCGCGCCGCTCGCCTGCACCGCCGACTACCTGAACCCCGACGACGACACCGAAGCCGGGTTCCCCGACCTGCTAGGTCGCTCCCTGCGCACCACCAGGCGCCCTGACGTCCTCAAGATCGCCGTCACCTTGCGCGCACTCGGCCGCAGCGGACTCGCCGAGCTCGTCGAGCGCACCATGGCCGCTGCCCGGGAGTTCGCCGACCTCGTGGCCAAGCACCCGGCACTGGAACTCCACTCCGAGCCCGTGCTGTCCACGGTGCTCTTCCGCCCGCGCGGGGCGAGCGACGACACCGTGGCCGATCTGCGCCGCACCCTGCTGCACGAGGGCCGCGCCGTACTGGGCAGGTCCCGTGCCGACGGCGGTCTCTGGCTCAAGGCCACCCTGCTCAACCCGCACACCACCCCCGGCGACCTCGCCGCCCTGATCGCACTCGTGGAAGGCAATACCACCTGA